In the genome of Microcoleus sp. AS-A8, the window ACTCGCTGGGGATTGTTGACTCTGTTTCTAAAACCCGTCCCTTTGGTCCTCACATGACTGTTGCATTTCAAGATTTAACCAAGCAGAACTTTCGCGCTGCATGGCCTGAATTTCAGCATCGAGAGTTAAAGTTTAAGTTTACAGTTTCTCAACTCACGCTACTGATTCATGATGGTAAACGATGGAATGTGAGTAAAAATTTTGCTCTTCCAGTCTAGCTGAATCAACTTTGAGTACTACCTGTAGCAGTCATCGAGCTTTTGGGAATAGCCTGATTGCGATTTTGACATCGTCGAATCTCCTTGACTCAGGCTGGAATTCGTATAATTAGCATTGAGCCATAGGATAGCTCTTATACCATCCCGGAAACATTTTTCAGGCGGTTCAGGTGTACGTTTATTCGAGACAGGTACGGGCTTTAACTGAATTCCTCGACTACCAAACACGATTTCTCCGATGACACGAGCACGGCGCATATGGTCTGATGAAGTAATTAAATATACGCGACTAATCCCCTGGGATTGAAATTCATCCGCTAAACTCGTGAAGTTCGTTACTGTATCCACGGCTTGATAATCCAAGTGGACACGACTCTTTTTAATTCCTGCCCTCGCAAACACCTTTCGTGCATAAGCTTCGGGACTACCCGAAGACACCCAGATGGGGAGCCGGGGGTGCTGCTGCGCGAATTTAGCGGCAAATCGCTCTCGTTCTGTTGCTCCACCTAAGACGAAAATAGCTTCTTTTTGAGCCTTTTTTGTTGG includes:
- a CDS encoding YdcF family protein, with translation MAGLKRIALSSTLAMISITGGCTENRLPQPTAPVLSNSSGVTKPTKSAQSSLQSPTKKAQKEAIFVLGGATERERFAAKFAQQHPRLPIWVSSGSPEAYARKVFARAGIKKSRVHLDYQAVDTVTNFTSLADEFQSQGISRVYLITSSDHMRRARVIGEIVFGSRGIQLKPVPVSNKRTPEPPEKCFRDGIRAILWLNANYTNSSLSQGDSTMSKSQSGYSQKLDDCYR